A single window of Candidatus Eisenbacteria bacterium DNA harbors:
- a CDS encoding DUF1446 domain-containing protein: MPDLIRIANAGGYWGDDLGQFKRQLELGPVDVITLDFLAEITMSIMQKQRARDHRTGYARDFVTQVRESLPLLAKNGTRVITNAGGVNPLACRGALLELIKQHGHSFEVAAVVGDDLMERLGELNAAGITLDNMEDGAAFAAVRERISSANAYYGAWPVVEALKSGAQIVVTGRCTDTGITLAPMIHAFGWAADDWDRLAAGIVAGHIVECGAQSTGGNYTDWRTIKHFETIGYPVLEVYSDGSFIVTKHSGTGGAVTVRTVREQLVYEMGDPRSYITPDVVADFATARLEPAGRDRVRVWGVKGRPAPPSLKVSASYFDGLKATGMLILSGPDAVAKAHAFAELFWKRVGEKFEATHTELVGHSACWGPLAPPVDPPELLLRLSVRDRDKGKIEKFSKMLPAVILSGPPGVAVTGGRPQAQEVMAYWPALVPRDRVKATLVTRDEQRELEWPTPLVAAQKPATLPRESWPTARGSVKRVTVKLAELAHARSGDKGDMANIGVIARAAEVYPWLVRTLTAAVVKKRFKGICMGKVERHDVPNLWALNFLLGESLGGGGTVSLRLDPQGKTLSHALLAMEVSVPRALLEAARKADAEVGGGKRTTAKRAKAGGRRR, from the coding sequence ATGCCCGATCTGATCCGCATCGCGAATGCCGGCGGTTACTGGGGCGACGACCTTGGCCAGTTCAAGCGCCAGCTCGAACTCGGCCCGGTGGACGTGATCACGCTCGACTTCCTGGCCGAGATCACGATGTCCATCATGCAGAAGCAGCGCGCCCGCGATCATCGTACCGGCTACGCGCGCGACTTCGTCACGCAGGTGCGCGAATCGCTCCCGCTGCTCGCCAAGAACGGCACGCGCGTGATCACGAACGCAGGCGGGGTCAACCCGCTCGCCTGCCGCGGCGCGCTGCTCGAGCTGATCAAGCAGCACGGCCACAGCTTCGAGGTCGCGGCGGTGGTCGGCGACGACCTGATGGAGCGCCTCGGCGAGCTGAATGCCGCCGGCATCACGCTCGACAACATGGAAGACGGCGCCGCGTTCGCCGCGGTGCGCGAGCGCATCTCGTCGGCGAACGCGTACTACGGCGCGTGGCCGGTGGTCGAGGCATTGAAGAGCGGTGCGCAGATCGTGGTCACGGGCCGCTGCACCGACACCGGCATCACGCTCGCCCCCATGATCCACGCATTCGGCTGGGCGGCGGACGACTGGGATCGCCTCGCCGCCGGCATCGTGGCGGGACACATCGTGGAGTGCGGTGCTCAGAGCACCGGCGGCAATTACACCGACTGGCGCACCATCAAGCACTTCGAAACCATCGGCTACCCGGTGCTCGAGGTCTACTCCGACGGCTCGTTCATCGTGACCAAGCACAGCGGCACCGGCGGCGCGGTCACGGTGCGCACGGTGCGCGAGCAGCTGGTCTACGAGATGGGCGACCCGCGCTCGTACATCACGCCCGACGTGGTCGCGGACTTCGCGACCGCGCGACTCGAGCCCGCGGGCCGCGATCGCGTGCGCGTGTGGGGCGTCAAGGGCCGCCCGGCGCCGCCGTCTCTCAAGGTGAGCGCCAGCTACTTCGATGGCTTGAAGGCAACCGGCATGCTGATCCTTTCGGGACCCGACGCGGTCGCCAAGGCGCACGCGTTCGCCGAGCTGTTCTGGAAGCGCGTCGGCGAGAAGTTCGAAGCCACGCACACCGAGCTGGTCGGACACTCGGCGTGCTGGGGGCCGCTGGCACCGCCGGTCGATCCACCCGAGTTGCTGCTGCGCCTGTCCGTACGCGATCGCGACAAGGGCAAGATCGAGAAGTTCTCGAAGATGCTGCCGGCCGTGATTCTGTCGGGCCCTCCCGGCGTCGCGGTGACCGGCGGCCGCCCGCAGGCGCAGGAAGTGATGGCGTACTGGCCGGCACTGGTGCCGCGCGATCGAGTGAAAGCCACGCTGGTCACGCGCGACGAACAGCGCGAGCTCGAGTGGCCCACGCCCCTGGTCGCCGCGCAGAAACCGGCGACGCTCCCGCGCGAGTCGTGGCCGACCGCGCGCGGGAGCGTCAAGCGCGTCACGGTGAAGCTCGCCGAACTCGCGCACGCGCGCAGCGGCGACAAGGGTGACATGGCGAACATCGGCGTGATCGCGCGCGCGGCCGAAGTCTACCCGTGGCTGGTGCGCACGCTGACCGCTGCGGTCGTGAAGAAGCGTTTCAAGGGCATCTGCATGGGCAAGGTCGAGCGCCACGACGTGCCGAACCTGTGGGCTCTCAACTTTCTGCTGGGCGAATCACTGGGCGGCGGCGGCACGGTGTCGCTGAGGCTCGACCCGCAGGGCAAGACGCTTTCGCATGCGCTGCTCGCCATGGAGGTCTCGGTGCCACGCGCATTGCTCGAAGCGGCGCGGAAGGCGGATGCGGAAGTGGGTGGCGGAAAGAGAACGACTGCGAAGCGGGCGAAGGCCGGTGGTCGGCGCCGTTAG
- a CDS encoding class I SAM-dependent methyltransferase, with protein MDVRESYDSAAAAYAEHLSDELARKPLDRHLLNRFAEETRGRGLVADLGCGPGHVARYLSQQGVTIFGIDFSAKMVAVAQSLHPDLDFRVEDMRRLSASDASLAGVVLFYSIVHFDLTELPRVFREVRRVLVPGGLALVSFHIGEDVVHRDELFGAQVSLDFRCHTPENIVEALRSANFAVIEQIHREPYDGAEYPSRRCYLVAQAA; from the coding sequence ATGGACGTTCGCGAAAGCTACGACTCGGCGGCGGCGGCGTACGCTGAACACCTCTCGGACGAGCTCGCGCGCAAGCCACTCGACCGGCATCTCCTGAATCGGTTTGCGGAAGAGACTCGTGGCCGCGGTCTCGTCGCCGATCTCGGCTGTGGGCCTGGCCATGTTGCCCGGTATCTGAGCCAACAAGGCGTCACGATCTTTGGGATCGACTTTTCCGCGAAGATGGTCGCGGTGGCCCAGAGCCTGCATCCCGATCTCGACTTTCGTGTCGAAGACATGAGGCGCCTCAGCGCGAGCGACGCAAGTCTCGCCGGAGTGGTTCTGTTTTATTCCATCGTGCACTTCGACTTGACCGAACTCCCACGAGTCTTTCGGGAAGTGCGACGAGTCCTCGTGCCTGGTGGCTTGGCGCTTGTCTCTTTTCATATTGGTGAAGACGTTGTTCATCGGGACGAACTATTCGGCGCTCAGGTCTCGCTGGACTTTCGGTGTCACACCCCCGAGAACATCGTCGAGGCTCTCCGGTCGGCCAATTTCGCGGTCATCGAGCAGATTCATCGCGAACCATATGACGGAGCCGAGTATCCTAGCCGCAGGTGCTACCTTGTCGCCCAAGCTGCCTAA
- a CDS encoding DUF1059 domain-containing protein, with product MKTMTCKELGGACDLEFHANTFEEMAQMSQDHGKEMFQNGDKPHLQAMGEMRNLMQSADGMAKWMEGKRKEFEAKADNK from the coding sequence ATGAAGACAATGACCTGCAAAGAGCTGGGCGGAGCGTGCGACTTGGAGTTTCACGCAAACACCTTCGAAGAGATGGCTCAGATGAGCCAAGACCACGGCAAGGAGATGTTTCAGAACGGCGACAAGCCACATCTACAGGCCATGGGCGAAATGAGAAACCTCATGCAATCTGCGGACGGAATGGCCAAGTGGATGGAGGGCAAACGGAAAGAGTTTGAAGCCAAGGCCGACAACAAATGA
- a CDS encoding integron integrase, whose amino-acid sequence MLDRVRAAIRVRHYSRRTEEAYVGWIRRFILFHGKRHPDGMAADEITRFLSHLAVENKVSASTQNQAMSALLFLYRDVLGRELPWMDEIVRARRPARLPVVLARGEVAVLLRELQGVERLMASLLYGAGLRLLECCRLRVKDVEFSRGELLVREGKGGKDRVTLLPSRLRQPLQAHLAGVSDQHGRDLQRALGSVELPEALERKYPAAAFEWGWQWVFPATRYYLDPASGRRRRHHLHETVLQRAVREAARRARIPRPVSCHALRHSFATHLLEDGYDIRTIQELLGHRDVSTRMIYTHVLNRGGRGVRSPLDGVA is encoded by the coding sequence CTGCTCGATCGCGTGCGCGCGGCGATTCGCGTGCGGCACTACAGCCGCCGCACCGAGGAGGCGTACGTCGGATGGATCCGACGCTTCATCTTGTTTCACGGCAAGCGACACCCGGACGGCATGGCGGCGGATGAGATCACGCGATTCCTGAGCCACCTGGCCGTGGAGAACAAGGTCAGCGCCTCGACGCAAAACCAGGCGATGAGCGCGCTGCTGTTTCTCTACCGCGATGTGCTCGGACGCGAACTGCCCTGGATGGACGAGATCGTGCGCGCCCGGCGCCCCGCGCGACTTCCGGTGGTGCTGGCGCGCGGCGAAGTGGCGGTGTTGTTGCGTGAGCTGCAGGGCGTGGAGCGGCTAATGGCCTCGCTGCTCTACGGGGCAGGCCTGCGGCTGCTCGAGTGCTGTCGGCTGCGGGTGAAAGACGTCGAGTTCAGCCGCGGTGAGTTGCTGGTGCGCGAGGGCAAGGGCGGCAAGGATCGCGTGACGTTGCTGCCCTCGAGGCTGCGCCAGCCGCTCCAGGCACATCTCGCGGGCGTGAGCGACCAACATGGCCGTGATCTACAGCGGGCGCTGGGCAGCGTGGAACTGCCCGAAGCCCTGGAGCGCAAATACCCAGCCGCCGCGTTCGAGTGGGGCTGGCAGTGGGTATTTCCGGCCACGCGCTACTACCTGGATCCCGCGAGCGGCCGCCGACGCCGGCATCACCTGCACGAGACGGTGCTCCAGCGTGCCGTGCGCGAGGCGGCGAGGCGTGCGCGGATCCCGCGCCCCGTGTCGTGCCACGCGCTGCGACACTCGTTCGCGACGCATCTGCTGGAAGACGGCTACGACATTCGGACGATCCAGGAGTTGCTCGGACACCGTGATGTGAGCACGAGGATGATCTACACCCACGTGCTCAACCGAGGTGGGCGAGGCGTACGTAGCCCACTGGATGGGGTGGCGTGA
- a CDS encoding response regulator transcription factor → MRVLLVDDQPLLRAGVRRVLEAEPDLRVVGEAGHGEEALVRIAEHDPELVVLDLNMPGMDGFAVLRELRARGAAQRVLVLSLHSDPAYVSRAVREGADGYLLKDTAVQELPRAIRAVMAGSGFYSPGAQFALGEAMRATEKPALARLTRREIEVLVAIAEGKPSKAIAYELGIGLRTIETHRANLMRKLELHSVAELTRFAIANGLIPPP, encoded by the coding sequence ATCCGCGTCCTGCTCGTCGACGATCAACCGCTGCTGCGCGCCGGCGTGCGGCGCGTCCTCGAGGCCGAACCGGACTTGCGCGTGGTGGGCGAGGCGGGTCACGGCGAGGAGGCGCTGGTGCGCATCGCCGAGCACGATCCGGAACTCGTGGTGCTGGATCTGAACATGCCGGGCATGGACGGCTTCGCGGTGCTGCGCGAACTGCGCGCGCGGGGTGCGGCGCAGCGGGTTCTGGTGCTGTCGCTCCATTCGGATCCCGCCTACGTTTCGCGTGCGGTGCGCGAAGGTGCGGACGGGTATCTGCTCAAGGACACCGCGGTGCAGGAACTGCCGCGCGCGATCCGAGCGGTGATGGCGGGCTCGGGTTTCTACAGCCCGGGCGCTCAGTTCGCGCTCGGCGAGGCGATGCGCGCGACCGAGAAGCCGGCTCTCGCTCGCCTCACGCGCCGCGAGATCGAAGTGCTGGTCGCGATTGCAGAAGGCAAGCCCTCCAAGGCAATTGCGTACGAGCTCGGAATCGGGCTGCGGACCATCGAGACCCATCGTGCAAATCTCATGCGGAAGCTGGAACTCCATTCGGTGGCGGAACTCACGCGGTTTGCGATCGCCAACGGACTGATTCCGCCTCCGTAG
- a CDS encoding DUF1801 domain-containing protein, whose translation MNEVTAFLAALEHPHKPDIEAIRAIIVSADKRIHESIRWNAPSFGIDDHFATFNLRSKAGVQVVLHRGAKVRAGLADPKIDDPNGLLKWAAKDRCVATFADAKDIQAKRVAFLAILKQWIKQL comes from the coding sequence GTGAACGAAGTCACGGCGTTCCTCGCCGCGCTCGAGCACCCGCACAAGCCGGACATCGAAGCGATTCGCGCGATCATCGTGAGCGCCGACAAGCGCATCCACGAGAGCATCAGGTGGAACGCACCGAGCTTTGGGATCGACGATCATTTCGCGACTTTCAATCTGCGGTCGAAGGCCGGCGTGCAGGTGGTGCTCCATCGCGGAGCCAAGGTGCGCGCCGGGCTCGCGGATCCCAAGATCGACGACCCGAACGGACTGCTGAAGTGGGCGGCCAAGGATCGTTGCGTGGCCACGTTCGCAGACGCGAAGGACATCCAGGCGAAGCGAGTCGCGTTTCTGGCGATCCTCAAGCAATGGATCAAGCAGCTGTGA
- a CDS encoding CPBP family intramembrane metalloprotease, translating to MIRSVLEVIVFVLVVVADAVGLVPLTQTIVLLPLVWVALRVGREPWASIGFQRPEHLGRMIAIGIVAGVALEALAVLVTTPWISGLFGVQPDYSELREIRGNLPMLLLFLALSWTLAAFGEEICFRGFLMKRLARLFGESRAAWWVSLLLSSVLFGWGHTEQGVSGWVQEGLSGFLLGVLFLTSGRNLVVPIVAHGVSNTVAFVLIYLGRYPGLG from the coding sequence ATGATCCGCTCCGTGCTCGAAGTCATCGTATTCGTGCTGGTGGTCGTCGCCGATGCCGTCGGTCTGGTGCCGCTCACACAGACGATCGTCCTGCTACCGCTGGTGTGGGTCGCTCTGCGAGTCGGCCGGGAGCCGTGGGCGAGCATCGGATTCCAGCGGCCCGAGCACCTCGGCCGCATGATCGCGATCGGCATCGTTGCCGGTGTGGCGCTCGAAGCGCTGGCCGTGCTCGTGACCACGCCGTGGATCAGCGGACTGTTCGGCGTCCAACCGGACTACTCGGAGCTGCGCGAGATTCGCGGCAACCTGCCGATGCTTCTGCTGTTTCTGGCGCTGTCCTGGACGCTGGCGGCGTTCGGCGAGGAGATCTGCTTTCGCGGCTTTCTCATGAAGCGGCTCGCGCGACTCTTCGGCGAGAGTCGCGCGGCCTGGTGGGTGAGCCTGCTGCTGTCCAGCGTTCTGTTCGGCTGGGGCCATACCGAGCAGGGTGTCTCGGGCTGGGTGCAGGAGGGGCTGAGCGGATTCCTGCTGGGGGTTCTGTTCCTGACCAGCGGGCGCAACCTGGTGGTGCCGATCGTGGCGCACGGCGTCTCGAACACCGTCGCTTTCGTCCTGATCTACCTCGGGCGTTATCCGGGGCTCGGATGA
- a CDS encoding TonB-dependent receptor, protein MTHPIALALALFAHPLAAPADSASAVADSLVTADSLAVWSSALIPAPRRMTDSITVLPPVRVVADRAARDARSTTTQLRFTRGQIARFLPATAAEALLSAPGVDLIRTGAWSSQIAVRGMAGERVLVTVDGVRLSSGRGHSAQTSLVAVDRLDAIEMSPGSAGAAFGSDAIGGVVNLVTQRELFAEAPTLGATLSARATTPGSDAGGNARLRFRGPRFGAEISGGLASLEALVTPSGALANSGSRDEDLLGRMGARLGLVTLDLEHSHHAASDVGIPAFGDANGSRASYPLQAREATRFELKRPGDERWFPSVALLLSKQRFRTDFDEVTVGYDSLRGRRIATRTSDAYDRIRTDAQSARQELRFGPRGAVRVAGEWRFEASKGPRTTTQDAVNASGVASPTVITTGNSMPEAWRQAWALGASTSAERGSLRGEAGLRYDHHRTHSDEFPIPEDPGNVRREIDARDRRWSAEAGLARPIGMWEPYVHVASGFRVPSLEERFFNSDIHGGMHVFGNDTLRAERSGTGEVGVRLTGDRGALRVSAYRSDVHDLIALVYQDLVFGRPTFVYKNVERARLEGLELTARWNTRRALLAVQAAVPRGEDLDNGRRLTDIGESRVTLDVGVPLAARWFPLGMLSLRGRWTDAVPVDDRSSDGERQALPRPASWTFAAEAAATVANTRITLAVRNLLDHTYREPLGFIEEPGRTVTLAVRRDLELPWRDRSGVTP, encoded by the coding sequence ATGACCCATCCGATCGCACTCGCTCTCGCCCTGTTTGCACATCCGCTCGCGGCCCCCGCCGACAGCGCGAGTGCGGTTGCGGATTCGCTCGTCACGGCGGACTCGCTGGCAGTGTGGTCGTCGGCACTGATTCCCGCGCCGCGTCGCATGACCGACTCGATCACGGTGCTGCCGCCGGTGCGAGTCGTGGCCGATCGTGCGGCGCGCGACGCGCGCTCGACCACGACACAGCTGCGATTCACCCGCGGCCAGATCGCGCGCTTCCTGCCCGCGACCGCCGCAGAAGCGCTGCTCTCGGCGCCTGGTGTCGACCTGATCCGCACCGGCGCGTGGTCGTCGCAGATCGCGGTGCGCGGCATGGCGGGCGAACGCGTGCTGGTGACGGTCGACGGTGTGCGTCTCTCGAGCGGTCGCGGCCATAGCGCGCAGACCTCGCTGGTCGCGGTCGACCGCCTCGACGCGATCGAGATGTCGCCGGGCTCGGCCGGCGCCGCATTCGGTTCGGACGCGATCGGAGGCGTGGTCAACCTGGTCACGCAGCGCGAGCTGTTCGCCGAGGCGCCGACACTCGGCGCAACGCTGTCGGCGCGCGCCACCACGCCCGGCAGCGACGCGGGTGGCAATGCGCGGCTGCGGTTTCGCGGGCCGCGCTTCGGTGCGGAGATCAGCGGCGGACTCGCGAGCCTCGAAGCGCTGGTCACGCCGAGCGGTGCGCTCGCGAACAGCGGCAGCCGCGATGAGGATCTGCTGGGCCGGATGGGTGCGCGGCTCGGGCTCGTGACCCTCGACCTGGAGCACAGTCATCACGCGGCGAGCGACGTCGGCATTCCCGCCTTCGGCGACGCGAACGGCTCGCGCGCGAGCTACCCGCTTCAGGCGCGCGAGGCGACTCGGTTCGAGCTCAAGCGGCCCGGCGACGAGCGCTGGTTCCCGAGCGTCGCGCTGCTGCTCTCGAAGCAGCGCTTCCGCACCGACTTCGACGAAGTCACGGTCGGCTACGACTCGCTGCGCGGTCGCCGCATCGCAACTCGCACGAGCGACGCCTACGACCGCATTCGAACCGATGCGCAGAGCGCGCGTCAGGAATTGCGCTTCGGGCCGCGGGGCGCCGTGCGAGTGGCCGGTGAGTGGCGCTTCGAGGCCTCGAAGGGACCGCGAACCACCACGCAGGACGCCGTCAACGCGTCGGGCGTCGCCTCGCCGACCGTGATCACGACCGGCAACAGCATGCCTGAAGCGTGGCGCCAGGCGTGGGCGCTCGGGGCCTCGACGAGTGCCGAACGCGGGTCGCTGCGCGGCGAAGCCGGCCTTCGCTACGACCATCACCGCACGCACTCGGATGAATTTCCGATTCCCGAAGACCCCGGCAACGTCCGCCGAGAGATCGACGCGCGCGACCGGCGCTGGAGTGCCGAGGCCGGGCTCGCGCGACCGATCGGCATGTGGGAGCCCTACGTTCACGTCGCGAGCGGCTTTCGCGTGCCGAGCCTCGAGGAGCGCTTCTTCAACAGCGACATCCATGGCGGCATGCACGTGTTCGGAAACGACACGCTGCGCGCGGAACGATCGGGAACCGGAGAAGTCGGTGTGCGACTGACCGGCGATCGCGGCGCATTGCGCGTGTCGGCCTATCGCTCCGACGTGCACGACCTGATTGCGCTCGTCTATCAGGATCTGGTGTTCGGGCGTCCGACGTTCGTCTACAAAAACGTCGAGCGCGCGCGTCTGGAAGGCCTCGAACTCACCGCGCGCTGGAACACGCGTCGCGCGCTGCTGGCGGTTCAGGCCGCGGTGCCGCGCGGCGAAGACCTCGACAACGGACGGCGACTCACCGACATCGGCGAGTCGCGGGTGACCCTCGACGTGGGAGTCCCGTTGGCGGCGCGCTGGTTCCCGCTCGGCATGCTGTCGCTGCGCGGTCGCTGGACCGACGCCGTGCCGGTGGACGATCGCTCCTCGGACGGCGAGCGCCAGGCGCTGCCGCGGCCCGCGTCGTGGACGTTCGCGGCCGAAGCCGCGGCAACCGTTGCCAACACCCGCATCACGCTCGCCGTTCGCAATCTGCTCGACCACACCTACCGCGAGCCGCTCGGCTTCATCGAGGAACCCGGCCGCACCGTGACGCTCGCGGTGCGCAGGGATCTCGAGCTGCCGTGGCGCGACCGTTCCGGAGTCACTCCTTGA
- a CDS encoding sensor histidine kinase: MIMTPDLIALGFQALLTLTLSFVHVGLWRQGWGRFHATWAAAWLLYALRLVFISAFLVQRHEGWLFAHQVTTALTALALLWATLQLAQDARWRRRYLWFGVAAVAWSAFSVFQLHNMAVAGISGAVLLSVVTLWTAIVFFRRHRRRPSGGALTLAFTFAIWSLHHLDYPILRGQGNAVLYGVFADVLLIVAAAVGALALALGEGRRSLEERTVRLEQLTRLLLRAQEDERRRIARELHDSVGQALTTVKIELDLEGRREASALVAGALQQVRNVSDLLRPPALDDLGLEAALESMVREMQARSGLSVTLELAPGALESAEPVQVVVYRIVQEALTNVVRHAQAGSAQVRLVAARGGIALEITDDGQGTGADPVPHLGLLGMRERVTDLGGRLEVTSEPGKGFRIEAWLPATARP, from the coding sequence ATGATCATGACTCCCGACCTCATCGCGCTCGGTTTCCAGGCCCTGCTGACGCTCACCCTCTCGTTCGTTCACGTGGGGTTGTGGCGGCAGGGCTGGGGGCGTTTCCACGCCACCTGGGCGGCCGCGTGGCTGCTCTACGCGTTGCGCCTGGTGTTCATCTCGGCGTTCCTCGTGCAGCGCCACGAGGGGTGGTTGTTCGCGCATCAGGTCACCACGGCACTCACCGCACTCGCGCTGCTGTGGGCGACGCTGCAGCTCGCACAGGACGCGCGCTGGCGTCGCCGATACCTGTGGTTCGGCGTCGCCGCGGTCGCGTGGTCGGCGTTCTCGGTGTTCCAGCTCCACAACATGGCGGTGGCCGGGATCTCCGGCGCGGTGCTGTTGTCGGTCGTCACGCTGTGGACGGCGATCGTGTTCTTCCGTCGCCACCGTCGCCGTCCCTCGGGCGGCGCGCTCACGCTCGCGTTCACTTTCGCGATCTGGTCGCTGCATCACCTCGACTACCCGATCCTGCGCGGGCAGGGCAACGCGGTGCTCTACGGAGTGTTCGCCGATGTGCTGCTGATCGTGGCCGCCGCAGTCGGGGCGCTCGCGCTGGCACTGGGCGAGGGCCGGCGTTCGCTCGAAGAGCGTACGGTGCGACTCGAGCAGCTCACCCGCCTGCTGCTCCGCGCCCAGGAGGACGAGCGCCGCCGCATCGCGCGCGAGCTGCACGACTCGGTGGGCCAGGCGCTCACCACGGTCAAGATCGAGCTGGACCTCGAAGGACGGCGCGAAGCGAGTGCGCTGGTCGCGGGCGCGCTGCAGCAGGTGCGCAACGTGAGCGATCTGCTGCGGCCGCCGGCACTCGACGACCTCGGTCTCGAAGCCGCACTCGAGTCCATGGTGCGCGAGATGCAGGCGCGCAGTGGCCTGAGCGTGACGCTCGAGCTGGCGCCCGGAGCGCTCGAATCCGCGGAGCCGGTGCAGGTCGTCGTCTATCGCATCGTGCAGGAGGCGCTCACGAACGTGGTGCGCCACGCGCAGGCCGGGAGTGCTCAGGTGCGTCTGGTCGCCGCGCGCGGTGGCATCGCGCTCGAGATCACCGATGACGGGCAGGGCACCGGCGCCGATCCGGTGCCGCATCTGGGGTTGCTCGGCATGCGCGAACGGGTGACGGATCTGGGCGGTCGCCTCGAGGTGACGAGCGAGCCCGGGAAGGGATTCCGGATCGAGGCGTGGCTCCCGGCCACGGCGCGCCCGTGA